A segment of the Sporichthyaceae bacterium genome:
ATGCCCCGGTCCGAGGTCGCGCTGCCCGCCGGCATCGAGGACCTCTCCCCCTATGAGCCGCAGGTCTCCTGCGACCCCCACGTGAAACCCGGCGTCAAAGCTTTCGAGGACTTCGTGCTGACGACCTGGCACCGCGGCTTCAGCGGCGGCGCGGTCCGCGAGTGCAGCAAGGGCGCGACCTCGGAGCACAAGGAGGGCCGCGCGTGGGACTGGATGCTGAACCCGAACAGCTACGCCGACGTCGTGGCCGGGCAGCGGGTCATCGACTGGCTGCTGTCCGACGACGCGACCATCGCCCGTCGCCTCGGGCTGATGTACGTGATCTGGAACCAGCGGATCTGGTCCGCGCACAAGCTCGACGAGGGCTGGAACGGCTACCACGGCGAGAGCGACCACACCGACCACATCCACTTCTCCTTCGACTGGGCCGGTGCGGAGAAGCGCACTTCGTGGTGGACCGGCAAGGTCGCGCCGATGGAATACGGCCCGTGCCGCAAGTACCTCGGGGAGCCGGTCCCGGCCTACGGCGACACGATCAACCTCAAGCCGTGCCCGAAACCGGTCCACAAGCCGAAGCACAAGCACAAGCACGAGCCCCAAGTCGAAGAGCCGACCACGCCGACGAACCCGCAGCCGATGCCCGACGACTCGACGCGGCACGGCCCGGCGAACACGGCGCCCGGCAACAGCTCGCAGAACAACCAACCGGCCCAGGACGACCCGGACGACGCGGCGACCAGCCCACAGGACGCGCCCGGCCCCGACGACGAGATCGAGACCGACCCGGACTCGATGATAAGCCCGCGCGAGGAGACCATGCCGAAGCACGAACCGATGCCGGCCGCCCGGGAGCCCAATTCCGCGCGAATGGTGCAGGAGGAGGCGCGGCGCGACGGACGCCCGTCCCGCTGAGACGTTTCCTTGGCAGATCCTCAACTCGCGCTACGGAAATGACGAATGTCCATCGAGGGACTTCTCGTCAGGCCCGGCCGACCCGGCCGGCCGATTCGTAGCGCCGGAGGATCAAGGTGGAGTACGACGTTTCCGAGTCGGGCTATTCCGGGTCGCGGCCGTGGTACCCGCCGGGCGACGCGCCCGCTGAGATCATCTCCCGTTACAACGAGGCCGAAGCGCTGGCGGCCACCCACGAGATGGCGATCGAGGCCCTCACCGCTGAGCACCGGTTGGAGACGTTGGCCCGCATCGCCGCCGCCGCGGAGTTGCACGAAGTCGAGCGGCGGGCCGAGATCGAACGCAAGCGCATCGACCTCGACGAACTGTTGATCCACCTGCTCGAGGTGGGCGGCTCCGACCTGCACCTGACCGCCGGCGCCCGACCGGCGGTGCGGCACAACGGCAAGATGATGGTGATCGAGGACCAACCAGTCCTCACCCACCAGAAGCTTCGTGAGGTCATCTACGCGATGCTGACGGAGCGTCAGCGCAAGACGTTCGAGGAGAACCTCGAGCTCGACCTGTCATACGCACTGCCCGGGCACGCGCGATTCCGCATGAACATCTACCAGCAACGCGAGTCGATCGGCGCCGTGCTCCGCGTGATCCCGTGGGAGATCAAGTCGCTCGAGGACCTGCATCTGCCGGCGGTGCTGTCCAGTTTCGCCGAGCTCAGGCGTGGCCTGGTGCTGGTCACCGGCCCGACCGGATCCGGCAAGTCGACGACGTTGGCCGCGATCGTCGACATGATCAACCGCAACCGACGCGATCACATCATGACCATCGAGGACCCGATCGAGTTCCTGCACCAGCACAAGAGCTCGCTGGTGAATCAGCGCGAGGTCGGCGTCGACACCCACTCGTTCGCCAAGGCCCTGCGCCACGTGCTGCGCCAGGACCCGGACGTCATCCTGGTCGGTGAGATGCGCGACCTGGAGACGATTTCGGTCGCGCTGACCGCCGCGGAGACCGGCCACCTGGTGCTCGCCACCCTGCACACCCAGTCCGCGCAGGACACGATCAGCCGAATCATCGACGTGTTCCCCGCCGGCCAGCAGCAGCAGATCCGCACCCAGCTCGCGGCCACGCTGGCCGGTGTGGCCTGCCAGACGCTGTGCCGGACCGCGGACGGCACCGGGCGGGTGGCCGCGGTCGAGATCATGGTCTGCACTCCGGGCATCCGGGCGATGATCCGCGACGACAAGCTGCCGCAGATCCCGGGAGCACTGCAGGCCGGCGCCAAGGACGGCATGCAGACGCTGAACGCGCACCTCGCAGACCTGGTCCGCACCAACAAGATCACGCTGGCCGAGGCGATGGAGCACTGCTCCAACCGCGACGACCTGCTCACGCTCACCGGTTCCACGATGCGCCGTCCGCCGCAGCAGATGCGCTACGACGCGCAGCCGCTGTCGATCTGACGCACCCTCACCTCGCCCACGCCGCAACGACGACAACGGAGACCTGCCGGTGAGCACAGCCACCCAGTACGCGTACAAGGTGAAGGACGCCAAGGGTCGCCTGATCGAGGGCAAGGTGGAGGCGGCCAACGAGACGGCGGTCGCCGAACGTCTGCGGGAGATGGGCTACCGGCCGCTGGAAGTGCGCCTGGCCGCCCAGGGCCTGGAACGCGAGATCCGCTTCCGCAAGCAGCGGGTCAAGCTCAAGGACCTCGCGGTGTTCTCGCGGCAGTTCGCGACAATGATCAACGCGGGCATGTCGATGCTGCGCACGCTGACGATCCTGTCCGAGCAGTCCGACAGCGTCGAGCTGAAGCGAGTGCTCACCCACGTGAAGGCCGACCTCGAGGCCGGCAACTCGTTGTCCGCGGCGTTCCAGAAGCATCCGCGGGCGTTCCCGCCCTTGATGATCAGCATGGTCCGGGCCGGCG
Coding sequences within it:
- a CDS encoding PilT/PilU family type 4a pilus ATPase, with the protein product MEYDVSESGYSGSRPWYPPGDAPAEIISRYNEAEALAATHEMAIEALTAEHRLETLARIAAAAELHEVERRAEIERKRIDLDELLIHLLEVGGSDLHLTAGARPAVRHNGKMMVIEDQPVLTHQKLREVIYAMLTERQRKTFEENLELDLSYALPGHARFRMNIYQQRESIGAVLRVIPWEIKSLEDLHLPAVLSSFAELRRGLVLVTGPTGSGKSTTLAAIVDMINRNRRDHIMTIEDPIEFLHQHKSSLVNQREVGVDTHSFAKALRHVLRQDPDVILVGEMRDLETISVALTAAETGHLVLATLHTQSAQDTISRIIDVFPAGQQQQIRTQLAATLAGVACQTLCRTADGTGRVAAVEIMVCTPGIRAMIRDDKLPQIPGALQAGAKDGMQTLNAHLADLVRTNKITLAEAMEHCSNRDDLLTLTGSTMRRPPQQMRYDAQPLSI